The Enterobacter huaxiensis sequence CAAGCTGGGCCTGAATGCGACCGATCACTTCTGGCACCACGGTTACAGCATTGGCGCGACGGCCAGCCTGTTTGTGGTGCTTGGCGTGCTCGCGCTGGGGATTATTGCGAGCGTGATGTTCCCGGGGAAACGTACTGCCTGATACACCGTTTTTCTCCCTCTCCCTGTGGGAGAGGGCCGGATGAGGGCAACAGACCGCCCTTAGCCCTTAATCGGTGAATTCCGGCGCTTGCGCGGGTGATGGAAATGACGCCAGTGCGGATCCTGCGCCGCTGCCAGCAGCTCGTGATCGCCGCGCGTATCGCCCCAGGCGCGCAGGTGGTAGGCGTTCAGATCGCCGTACACCTTTTCCAGCCTTGCGACCTTCTGCGCACAGCGGCAGTTGTTGCCGGTGATTCGCCCGGTCAGCTTCCCGTCCTTCACTTCCAGCTGCGTACCAATCAGCTTAATACCGAGCTTATCGGCCCACGGCTGCAGCACCAGCGCCGGCGAGGCGGAGCAGATGGTTACCTCTGCGCCGGAATTGACTTCCGCTGCCACCGCCAGTACGCCTTCAGGGCGCATCAGCTTGTTCCAGTATTTTTCGCAAAAGACTTCAGCCTGCTGGCGTAACCAGTGCTCATCAACCCCCGTCAGGAAGGTTCTGATCAACACCTCTTTCAGCTCATCGCGCGTGAGCTTGCGGCGCACGCAGTGGAGCGTTGGCAGCGCCATGCGTACCAGTCTGCCCGCGAAGTAACGTTTGCCGAAAGCAAAACGCAGGAAAGGGATGAAACTGTCGTGGTGGGTCAGGGTTCCATCAAAGTCGAAGACGGAAAGCACGCTGGACTTCGCCACGGCTTCGTCGGCAATCATATTGGTCATAAATACGTCTTAGCTGAAATACACATTCTGTTCATTAGTTTACCTGCTTTACCTTCACAGTCCTTATATCACCCACATTTTTTTCTCAATCTTGCGACCTGAATGTCAGTCCAATTTTGGCCTGACTAAAGGTTAGGTGAAAAATGAGCTGTCTATATTATCGCCACATCGAAAGATATTTCGGGGAACCTTTGGTCCCCACAGGTAAGGAAAAATTCACTCACTTCTTCTTTCTTGATATGACTCTTAAATCACTTATTTCAATACTCTCGTTATGCTTTGCGTCGTTTTCTGCACTGGTACATCAGGAAACGGGTCCGCTGCGTTCCCGAACTCTTGATCAATACCAGAAGTGGAAAGGTACCCACTATCAGTGGGGCGGCACGACGCACCGGGGCGTAACGGTTTCCACCCTGACGGATCAGATGATGTCATCCACCACGCCACCGTCGACGCGCAGCGCCGCGCCCGAGGTGGCGGAGGCCTGCGTCGAGCAGACGTACACCACCATATTGGCAACCTCTTCCACCGTTGCCGCTCGCTGGATGACCGAGCTCGGACGGTTCGCCATCACAAACTCTTTCGCCAGCTGTTCCAGCGACTTCCCGGTTTTTTCAATTTCGTCCTTCATCATCTCGGCGAAACCGTCCGACATCGTTGGGCCAGGCAGCACGCTGTTTACCGTGACGCCGCTTCCCGCCACAAATTTCGCCAGCCCGCGCGCCAGCGAGAGCTGCGCCGTTTTGGTTACGCCGTAGTGGATCATGTCCGCAGGAATATTGCACGCCGACTCGGAGGAGATAAACACCACGCGCCCCCAGCCTTTCTGCACCATGCCCGGCAGCAGGGCGCGGGAGAGACGGACGCCGGACATCACGTTGGTCTGCCAGTAGCGTTCCCAGGTGTCGTCGTCGGTGGAATAGAAATCCTGCGGGCCGTAAATGCCGGCGTTATTCACCAGAATATCGACGTTGGTCGCCACTTTCAGCAGCGCGTCCACGCCTTCCTGAGTACTGAGGTCGGCAATGGCGGCGCGGACCTGCACCCCCGGTACGACCTGCTGAAGCTGCTGAATGCCTTTGTTAACCGATTCAGTGCTGCGGCCATTAACGATCACTTCTGCACCGCTTTCTGCCAGCCCTCTGGCGATGGCGAACCCAATCCCGCCGGTTGAGGCGGTAACTAACGCGACTTTCCCCGTAAAATCGATTTTCATTATCTGCTCCATGTCATTTTCAACGTTCGGACCTTAAAGCGTAGCAGCTGATGATGATGGCTCCTGGCTAAAAAGGCGCAACAGCGTTTCCACCTGCTCGTCCAGGGGAGAGAGGGTGCGTTTTACGATCAGATGCAGCGGCGTGGCTCTGCGGACGCCGTGGCTAAGCGGTAGCACCTTGAGCGTGCCCTGCTCCAGCTGGGCCTGAATACGCTCCTCCGGCAGCCAGCCATAGCCAACCTGATACATCACCGCTTCAATGGCGGCGTCAATCGTCGAAAAGGTCCACGACTCTCCGGCAGGGCGCGAAGCATGCTGGCTGTCAGCAATCTGAATCAACGGCCACGGACGCAGCACGTCGTCGTTTAGCGGCGCATCCAGGGTAAACAGGGGATGGTCACGGTGGGCGACGGCGACAAAATCAATATTCATCAGCCACTCGCCCAGCCCGGTAATGTCCTGACGGCGGGTTAAAACCATTACATCGGCTTCGTCATTGAGGGTATCGGCGCGGGTGTTTTCCAGCACTTCGGTGAGGCGCACCTGGGTTTGAGGATACTGCTGCTGGAACTGACGCAAAATAGCGAACAGGCGGCGGCGTGGAAAAATACTGTCTACTATAAGATCGATTCGGGTACGCATGCCGCTCTGCAGCGTGGCGGCACGCGTCTCGACGTACGAGAACGCTTTCAGGAGCGGCTTCACCTGATTCAACAAGAGTTCCCCTGCGGGCGTAAGCACGGCCCGCCTTCCTTCCGCCACCAGCAGCGCAACGCCCAGCCGTTCCTGCAGTAAAGAGAGGTTATAGCTCACGG is a genomic window containing:
- a CDS encoding HAD family hydrolase; its protein translation is MTNMIADEAVAKSSVLSVFDFDGTLTHHDSFIPFLRFAFGKRYFAGRLVRMALPTLHCVRRKLTRDELKEVLIRTFLTGVDEHWLRQQAEVFCEKYWNKLMRPEGVLAVAAEVNSGAEVTICSASPALVLQPWADKLGIKLIGTQLEVKDGKLTGRITGNNCRCAQKVARLEKVYGDLNAYHLRAWGDTRGDHELLAAAQDPHWRHFHHPRKRRNSPIKG
- a CDS encoding SDR family NAD(P)-dependent oxidoreductase: MKIDFTGKVALVTASTGGIGFAIARGLAESGAEVIVNGRSTESVNKGIQQLQQVVPGVQVRAAIADLSTQEGVDALLKVATNVDILVNNAGIYGPQDFYSTDDDTWERYWQTNVMSGVRLSRALLPGMVQKGWGRVVFISSESACNIPADMIHYGVTKTAQLSLARGLAKFVAGSGVTVNSVLPGPTMSDGFAEMMKDEIEKTGKSLEQLAKEFVMANRPSSVIQRAATVEEVANMVVYVCSTQASATSGAALRVDGGVVDDII
- a CDS encoding LysR family transcriptional regulator; this translates as MHKSTLEQWSLLEKVVEAGSFAKAAELTHRSQSSVSYNLSLLQERLGVALLVAEGRRAVLTPAGELLLNQVKPLLKAFSYVETRAATLQSGMRTRIDLIVDSIFPRRRLFAILRQFQQQYPQTQVRLTEVLENTRADTLNDEADVMVLTRRQDITGLGEWLMNIDFVAVAHRDHPLFTLDAPLNDDVLRPWPLIQIADSQHASRPAGESWTFSTIDAAIEAVMYQVGYGWLPEERIQAQLEQGTLKVLPLSHGVRRATPLHLIVKRTLSPLDEQVETLLRLFSQEPSSSAATL